Proteins encoded in a region of the Manduca sexta isolate Smith_Timp_Sample1 chromosome 9, JHU_Msex_v1.0, whole genome shotgun sequence genome:
- the LOC115455636 gene encoding mitochondrial fission process protein 1 isoform X2: protein MAEVKKDFFRDTWVRYLGYANEVGESFRSVVPARVVRASYSVAFAYVLADTGHKGWEMVKKDGRPRMVVVETSDALLWQTLASVIIPGFTINRICAVSNSLLTKHAKKIPPNARNWVTVAIGLASIPVIVHPIDAGVTVLMDMTYRKWVKS from the exons atggcTGAagtaaaaaaggattttttcaGGGACACATGGGTTCGTTATCTTG GGTACGCGAACGAGGTGGGGGAGTCCTTTCGGTCGGTGGTGCCCGCTAGGGTGGTGCGCGCCAGCTACAGCGTCGCCTTCGCGTACGTCCTCGCCGATACTGGTCACAAGGGCTGGGAAATGGTCAAG AAAGACGGTCGGCCGCGCATGGTAGTGGTGGAGACTTCGGACGCGCTGCTGTGGCAGACGTTAGCTTCGGTCATTATACCCGGCTTTACTATTAACAG gatATGTGCAGTCTCCAATTCTCTACTAACAAAACACGCAAAGAAAATACCGCCAAATGCCAGGAATTGGGTCACTGTGGCCATTGGCTTGGCATCCATTCCTGTCATCGTGCATCCCATAGACGCGGGGGTGACAGTCCTCATGGATATGACGTACAGGAAGTGGGTGAAGTCATAG
- the LOC115455636 gene encoding mitochondrial fission process protein 1 isoform X1 → MDRSMYGSHNSPLISSDVPIAEQVHVAGYANEVGESFRSVVPARVVRASYSVAFAYVLADTGHKGWEMVKKDGRPRMVVVETSDALLWQTLASVIIPGFTINRICAVSNSLLTKHAKKIPPNARNWVTVAIGLASIPVIVHPIDAGVTVLMDMTYRKWVKS, encoded by the exons ATGGACCGTAGCATGTATGGCAGCCATAACTCACCCCTCATCTCTAGTGATGTACCGATCGCTGAACAGGTCCATGTTGCAGGGTACGCGAACGAGGTGGGGGAGTCCTTTCGGTCGGTGGTGCCCGCTAGGGTGGTGCGCGCCAGCTACAGCGTCGCCTTCGCGTACGTCCTCGCCGATACTGGTCACAAGGGCTGGGAAATGGTCAAG AAAGACGGTCGGCCGCGCATGGTAGTGGTGGAGACTTCGGACGCGCTGCTGTGGCAGACGTTAGCTTCGGTCATTATACCCGGCTTTACTATTAACAG gatATGTGCAGTCTCCAATTCTCTACTAACAAAACACGCAAAGAAAATACCGCCAAATGCCAGGAATTGGGTCACTGTGGCCATTGGCTTGGCATCCATTCCTGTCATCGTGCATCCCATAGACGCGGGGGTGACAGTCCTCATGGATATGACGTACAGGAAGTGGGTGAAGTCATAG